GAGGTCCCGCACCTGGCCGTCCTTCCCCCGGAAAAGGATCTCCCCGCCCACAATCCGCCCCGGCGGCGTGGGAATCAGGCGCATGATGGCCAAAGACGTCACGCTCTTCCCCGAGCCCGACTCCCCCACCACCGCCAGGGTCTCCCCCTTGTCCACGTGGAAGGACACCCCGTCCACCGCCTTCACCACACCATCGTCCGTGAAGAAGTGGACCTTGAGGTCTCTCACCTCCAGTAGCCGCTTTTCGTCCATGCGCACTCCTTCGGGCACTGCCCCTAAAACACCTCACCCGTTATACGCCATACCGGGTCAAAAGAGAAGAGCCTACCGCCTCCTCCGCGGGTCCAAGGCGTCCCGAAGCCCATCCCCCAGGAAGTTCCAAGAAAGCACGGCCAGGAAGATGAAAAACCCCGGCCAAAGCACCCAAGGACGGTCGGTAAAGGAAGCGAAGCCGCCCTGTTGCGCCGCCTGGAGCAGGAGCCCCCAGCTGGTGTAAGGCTCCGTCACCCCAAGGCCCAAAAAGGAAAGGCCGCTTTCCCCCAGGATAAAGCCGGGGATGGTGAGGGATAGGCTCACGATCACGTAGCTCGCCGTGGCGGGAAGGACGTGCCGGGCGATGATGCGCCCATCCGAGGCCCCTAGGGCCCGGGCCGCTTGCACGTAGTCCATTTCCCGCACGGAAAGCACAATACCCCGCACCACCCTAGCCAAGCCACCCCAGCCGATGAACCCCAGAAGCCCCACCACCAGGTAGAAGGTGAACAAGGGGTCTATGTTGGTGGGGAAAACCGCCCGCAAGGAGATCAGGAGGAACAGGCTGGGAATGGCGGCGATGATCTCCACCGTGCGCATGATGAGGTCATCGGGGTCAAGGCGCAAAGACTCCCGGAAAACCCGGCGCAGGATGAGGAACACCGCACCCGTAGCCAAAAGGAGCACAATCCCATCCACCAGGAGGGAAAACGCATCCTGCCCTGGGCTCAAGCGGGCGAAGGACCAGGCCAAGTACAAGGCCCCTCCCGCCACCCCGAGCCATAGGGCCAGGCTCAAAGGGCCCAAGAACCACCCCACCCCCCGCCAGGCCCTAGGGGGCAGGGAAAGGGCAAAGGGCCTTCCGGAAAAGTACCCAGCGATGCCCCCAAGCAAAAGCCCCAGGGCAAAGGAAACCAGGGCGGAAAGGATGCCGATGGTCAAGGAAACCTGGCCGCCGTAGACCACCCGGCTAAAGAGGTCGCGGCCAAAGTTGTCGGTGCCCATCAGGAAAATCTTGCCCGGCGCATCCACCCCAAAAAGCCGCAGATCGGAGCGGAAAACCTTGAAAAGGGTATAGGGCTGGTCTGGGGTACGCACGAAAAAGCGGATGTAAAACTTCCCCTGGGTAGGGTCCTCCTCGTATCGGGGCTGGAGGCTCACCGGGTCAATGGTCCGCCGGGTGGCGTAGACGAAGGGGCGGGTAATCCGGCCGGTTTCCGGGTCCACAAAGTGGATACGGGTGGGCGGGTGGTACCCCTTAGGCGGGTAGAGCTCGTAGTAGTTGGGATCGTAAGGGCTAAAGAAACCGGCGAAAGCGGCCATCAGGTAGAGCACCAGGAGGATCCGCCCGCCCCAGACCGCCAGGCGGTGGCGGCGGAACTGGCGCAGAGCCAAGGCTAAGCCGGTGGAAGAAGCCGCGCGTTCCACAAGACCCCCCTATTCATAGCGGATCCTGGGGTCCACCCAGGCCAAAAGCAGGTCGGAAATCAGGTTGCCGATCATGAGAAGAACCAGGCTGACCGTGAGGAAACCGGCGATGACGTAAAGGTCCTGGTTGGCGATGGCA
The Thermus sp. LT1-2-5 genome window above contains:
- a CDS encoding ABC transporter permease encodes the protein MERAASSTGLALALRQFRRHRLAVWGGRILLVLYLMAAFAGFFSPYDPNYYELYPPKGYHPPTRIHFVDPETGRITRPFVYATRRTIDPVSLQPRYEEDPTQGKFYIRFFVRTPDQPYTLFKVFRSDLRLFGVDAPGKIFLMGTDNFGRDLFSRVVYGGQVSLTIGILSALVSFALGLLLGGIAGYFSGRPFALSLPPRAWRGVGWFLGPLSLALWLGVAGGALYLAWSFARLSPGQDAFSLLVDGIVLLLATGAVFLILRRVFRESLRLDPDDLIMRTVEIIAAIPSLFLLISLRAVFPTNIDPLFTFYLVVGLLGFIGWGGLARVVRGIVLSVREMDYVQAARALGASDGRIIARHVLPATASYVIVSLSLTIPGFILGESGLSFLGLGVTEPYTSWGLLLQAAQQGGFASFTDRPWVLWPGFFIFLAVLSWNFLGDGLRDALDPRRRR